A genomic window from Lotus japonicus ecotype B-129 chromosome 1, LjGifu_v1.2 includes:
- the LOC130724836 gene encoding uncharacterized protein LOC130724836 — protein sequence MALVMDNGTQFTSNITREFCADMGIEMRFASVEHPQTNGQAESANKVILKGLKNKLDEAKGLWAEELPGVLWAYNTTEQTSTKETPYRLTYGTDAMLPVEIENQSWRATRFNEENNGENLIASLIMLPEEQREAQLRNEVGKVKVARKFATKVFNEAAYVKNEGAIAPNYEK from the exons ATGGCTTTGGTTATGGACAATGGGACTCAATTCACAAGTAATATCACCAGAGAATTTTGTGCAGATATGGGAATTGAAATGAGGTTTGCTTCagtagaacatccacagacaAATGGACAGGCCGAATCAGCCAACAAGGTTATTTTAAAAGGCTTAAAGAATAAGTTGGATGAGGCGAAAGGTCTTTGGGCGGAGGAGCTACCAGGCGTCCTATGGGCATATAACACAACTGAGCAGACAAGCACGAAGGAAACTCCATATCGTTTGACTTATGGAACTGATGCAATGCTCCCTGTTGAAATTGAGAATCAAAGTTGGCGAGCAACTCGGTTTAATGAGGAAAACAATGGGGAAAACTTGATAGCAAGTTTAATCATGCTGCCTgaggaacaacgggaggcacaACTAAGGAATGAGGTGGGGAAAGTCAAAGTTGCCAGAAAATTTGCAACAAAA gtttttaatgaggcggcatatgTAAAGAATGAAGGGGCAATTGCTCCCaattatgaaaaatga
- the LOC130724763 gene encoding uncharacterized protein LOC130724763: MALDAFSGESDLMEHLRYFNTKMVIGGATDEVKCRLLPSTFKGMAMQCILKAVAQTNAVQYPPPPRRPPANVDTNRWCEYHKTLGHTTDNCWNLRREIDRLIKAGHLANFVKEAATSEATKVTQGDRGKGKEIVEELGDPVGECSSIAGGFGGGVISSKDRKRYVAAVHSVHEAYEGECIDPNVITHKLAIRPGAKPVIQPRRRMSDEKNKAVQVETEKLIKAQFIREVQYPTWLANVVMVKKANGKWRMCTDYTNLNKVCPKDSYPLQNVDKLVDGASGNEILSLMDAYSGYNQIMMHPSDEESTAFMTNQANYCYKIMPFGLKNAGATYQRLMDKNFSKQVGRNMEVYVDDMIVKSTKSKDHGDDLKEAFAQLRKNQMNPTSVKEVQRLTGRMAALARFLPMAGDKAAPFFTCLKKNSKFQWTEECEQAFSKLKESLATLPVLSKPTPGVPLMLYLAVTDRAVSTVLLQEEGKKQKIIHFVSHTLQGAELRYQKIEKAALAILKTARRLRPYFQSFSIRVKTDVPLRQVLQKPDLSGRLVSWSVELSEYDIQYEPRGQVTIQSLIDFVTELTPMEGEKTQGEWILSVDGSSNNTGSGAGITIESPDKMVIEQSLKFEFKASNNQSEYEALIAGLRLVIELGVQKLFIKGDSQLVVKQVNGEYQVKDLQLSKYLEVVRRLMMEIGKIRIEHVPRSQNERADVLAKLASTGRLGNYQTVIQETLHRPSIDLVEVRLKSVKSVIEGEPSWMEPIKTFLKDPPKDNALNTKERRREASFYTLVDGELYRRGIMSPMLKCIDTRDAQGVMAEVHEGDLSQ, translated from the exons ATGGCTttggacgccttttcaggcgaATCTGACCTCATGGAACACTTGCGTTACTTTAACACCAAAATGGTTATTGGTGGGGCaacagatgaggtgaagtgtagaTTGTTACCATCAACTTTcaaggggatggcgatgcaatg TATCTTAAAAGCAGTTGCACAGACAAATGCGGTGCAATATCCGCCACCTCCTAGGCGACCACCAGCTAATGTGGATACAAACCGATGGTGTGAGTATCACAAAACGTTGGGGCACAccacagataattgttggaacttaAGGCGGGAGATTGATAGGTTGATCAAGGCTGGCCATCTGGCGAATTTTGTTAAAGAGGCAGCAACGTCAGAGGCCACTAAGGTGACTCAGGGGGACAGGGGCAAAGGGAAAGAGATAGTGGAGGAGTTGGGCGACCCTGTTGGTGAATGCTCAtccattgcaggaggatttggaggGGGCGTGATTTCAAGCAAGGATAGAAAGCGTTATGTGGCGGCTGTACATTCCGTGCATGAGGCGTATGAGGGCGAGT GCATCGATCCCAACGTAATCACTCATAAGTTGGCAATACGGCCAGGAGCAAAaccagtcatccaaccaaggcgaaggaTGAGcgatgaaaagaacaaggcgGTACAAGTAGAAACTGAGAAGTTGATCAAGGCACAATTTATtcgtgaggtgcagtacccaacCTGGCTCGCCAACGTAGTGATGGTCAAGAAAGCTAATGGAAAGTGgagaatgtgcacggattacacaAATCTGAACAaggtgtgtcccaaagattcataTCCTCTTCAAAATGTTGATAAGTTGGTAGACGGGGCTTCTGGCAACGAAATTTTAAGTCTAATGGATGCATATTCTGGCTACAATCAAATAATGATGCATCCttcggatgaggaaagtacgGCGTTCATGACTAaccaggcgaattattgttacaaaatCATGCCTTTTGGATTGAAAAATGCTGGAGCCACATATCAACGCCTCATGGATAAAAATTTTTCAAAGCAAGTTGGAAGAAATATGGAAGTGTATGTAGACGACATGATTGTTAAGTCAACCAAGTCGAAGGATCACGGCGACGATCTTAAGGAAGCCTTTGCTCAGCtaagaaaaaatcaaatgaa tcCAACAAGTGTCAAGGAAGTACAGCGATTAACGGGACGCATGGCTGCTTtagcacgtttcttgccaatggcgggagaCAAAGCGGCTCCGTTCTTTACCTGTTTGAAAAAGAATTCCAAGTTTCAATGGACAGAGGAATGTGAGCAAGCTTTTTCCAAGTTGAAAGAATCATTAGCAACGTTGCCGGTGCTATCCAAACCAACGCCAGGCGTtcctttgatgctctacctggCGGTCACGGATAGGGCGGTCAGCAcggtgttgcttcaagaagaagGAAAGAAGCAGAAGATTATACATTTTGTGAGTCATACCCTACAAGGTGCTGAATTGCGctaccagaaaattgagaaggcggcctTAGCAATTCTAAAAACTGCAAGACGCCTCAGGCCATATTTTCAAAGTTTCTCAATCAgggttaaaactgatgttccttTAAGACAGGTACTCCAGAAGCCCGACTTGTCTGGGCGGTTAGTCAGCTGGTCAGTCGAGTTGTCTGAGTATGATATACAGTATGAGCCAAGGGGACAAGTTACAATCCAAAGCTTGATCGATTTCGTGACTGAATTAACACCCATGGAAGGCGAGAAAACCCAAGGCGAGTGGATCCTGTCTGTTGATGGATCCTCAAACAACAccggaagtggagctggaataACTATTGAAAGCCCGGATAAGATGGTCATTGAACAATctttgaaattcgagttcaaggcaagCAACAACCAATCAGAGTACGAGGCTCTAATCGCCGGACTAAGGCTGGTCATTGAATTAGGCGTTCAGAAATTGTTCATCAAGGGCGACTCACAGCTGGTTGTTAAACAGGTAAATGGCGAGTATCAAGTCAAGGATCTGCAACTTTCAAAGTACCTGGAAGTGGTGCGTAGATTAATGATGGAGATAGGGAAGATCAGAATAGAACATGTTCCAAGAAGTCAAAACGAAAGGGCTGATGTGCTAGCAAAATTGGCTAGCACGGGGCGATTGGGCAATTAtcaaacagtcattcaggaaacTCTACATCGCCCCAGTATTGACTTGGTGGAAGTAAGGTTAAAGTCAGTGAAGTCAGTTATCGAAGGCGAACCTTCGTGGATGGAGCCAATCAAGACTTTCCTCAAAGATCCTCCTAAGGACAATGCCCTGAATACAAAAGAAAGGCGTAGGGAGGCTAGTTTTTACACGTTGGTAGATGGTGAACTATATCGacggggaattatgtctcctatgcttaaatgtATCGACACGAGAGATGCCCAGGGAGTCATGGCGGAGGTCCACGAAGGG GACCTTTCCCAGTAG